From Thiomicrospira sp. XS5, one genomic window encodes:
- a CDS encoding ABC transporter permease subunit, which translates to MDQSAQKALEQALKGPKFEKRIKRRNLVDKGWASSISVGGVGVILSVLLIMFFLVYVVAPLFMPASVKEHSSYALPGGSQEKTLFYGMDEYKETAMRITDSGKLIGFNADNGDILSESSLPLDGESITSFARVNEADKLIAFGLSNGGVLLAKYGYKVTYPNNERKVSPSLTFPFGQAPLMLADRAISKVAARVSDSQLVIAYQQAGQSHVFVKQYDKVESMLSDDVTLEEYAEGEVPNNMTVDWLMMGGNMRNLYLVSQDGATLYYDLSNLSEPVLLQKVNLVTGDEHIASLRFLLGEYSLMVGSSKGRVLQWFPVRDDNNNFRLEFIRDFKVDKKPVNFIAIEHSRKGFVTLDRSGEINLYNATAERHLASVELNTGLNFLLMAQRGNGALVETADGQMLNYDIKNEHPDVSFSSLWGKVWYEGYEEPSYTWQSSSASADFEPKFSMVPLTFGTIKAALYSMLFAVPIAVLAAIYTAFFMDNKTRQYIKPTIELIEALPTVILGFLAGLWLAPYMEAHLAGFFAILLVVPIGILLFGFGWSRLPEPVRLLIPTGRRAVLMLPVVVFLGWFALSLSSPIENLFFHGDMRHWLTSSAGIDFDQRNALVIGFAMGFALIPTIFSVAEDAIYNVPSYLVNGSLALGASGWQTLVGVVLPTASPGIFSAIMLGFGRGIGETMIVLMASGNTPLMDVNIFQGMRTLSANLAVEMPEAELYSSHYRVLFLSGLILFIFTFVFNTLAEVVRERMRRKYGSL; encoded by the coding sequence ATGGATCAGTCAGCGCAGAAAGCACTTGAACAGGCCTTGAAAGGGCCAAAGTTTGAAAAGCGTATCAAACGCCGAAACCTTGTTGATAAGGGATGGGCTTCCAGTATTTCAGTCGGTGGTGTCGGTGTTATTTTGTCGGTGCTGCTGATTATGTTTTTCCTCGTTTATGTGGTGGCGCCTTTGTTCATGCCAGCCAGTGTCAAAGAGCACTCAAGCTATGCATTGCCGGGCGGCAGTCAGGAAAAAACACTTTTTTACGGGATGGATGAATATAAAGAAACCGCAATGCGCATTACCGACTCCGGTAAGTTGATCGGATTCAATGCTGACAACGGTGACATTTTGTCGGAATCGAGCTTGCCGTTGGACGGTGAGTCCATCACCAGTTTTGCGCGTGTGAATGAGGCCGACAAATTAATCGCGTTCGGCTTGTCGAATGGTGGAGTTTTGCTGGCGAAATACGGTTATAAAGTGACGTATCCGAATAATGAACGCAAGGTGTCGCCTTCGTTGACGTTTCCATTTGGGCAGGCCCCGTTAATGTTGGCCGATCGCGCGATTTCAAAGGTGGCGGCCCGCGTCAGTGATTCTCAGTTGGTCATTGCTTATCAGCAAGCGGGTCAATCGCATGTTTTCGTTAAACAGTATGACAAGGTTGAGTCCATGCTGTCGGACGATGTGACTCTGGAAGAATACGCGGAAGGTGAAGTGCCGAATAATATGACCGTGGATTGGCTGATGATGGGCGGCAATATGCGCAACCTGTATTTGGTTTCCCAAGACGGCGCGACGCTTTACTATGATTTGTCCAACCTGAGCGAGCCGGTTCTGTTGCAGAAAGTTAATTTGGTGACGGGGGACGAACACATTGCTTCATTGCGTTTCTTGCTGGGGGAATATTCGTTAATGGTCGGCTCCTCAAAAGGACGTGTGTTGCAATGGTTCCCGGTTCGGGACGATAACAACAACTTCCGTTTGGAATTTATTCGCGACTTTAAGGTGGATAAAAAACCGGTCAACTTTATTGCGATTGAGCACAGTCGTAAAGGCTTTGTAACACTGGATCGTTCCGGGGAAATCAACTTGTACAACGCCACGGCGGAAAGGCATCTGGCATCGGTGGAGCTGAATACCGGGTTGAATTTCCTGCTGATGGCTCAGCGCGGTAATGGCGCGTTGGTGGAAACCGCCGACGGTCAAATGCTGAATTACGATATTAAAAATGAACACCCGGATGTGTCTTTCTCCAGTCTGTGGGGCAAAGTCTGGTACGAAGGGTATGAAGAACCGAGCTATACCTGGCAGTCTTCTTCCGCCAGTGCCGACTTCGAACCGAAATTTTCCATGGTGCCATTGACCTTCGGCACTATTAAAGCAGCTTTGTATTCCATGTTGTTTGCCGTGCCGATCGCTGTCTTGGCGGCGATTTACACCGCCTTCTTTATGGACAACAAAACCCGCCAATACATCAAGCCAACCATTGAGCTGATTGAAGCCTTGCCAACAGTTATTCTCGGTTTCTTAGCCGGCTTGTGGCTGGCGCCTTATATGGAAGCGCATTTGGCCGGCTTCTTTGCCATCTTACTGGTGGTACCCATCGGGATACTCTTATTCGGTTTTGGCTGGTCTCGCCTGCCGGAGCCGGTGCGTTTGTTGATTCCAACCGGCAGACGGGCCGTGTTGATGCTGCCGGTGGTGGTTTTCCTCGGCTGGTTTGCCTTGTCGTTGAGCTCGCCAATCGAAAATCTATTTTTCCACGGCGATATGCGCCACTGGTTAACGTCCAGCGCCGGCATTGATTTTGACCAGCGTAATGCCTTGGTTATCGGGTTTGCGATGGGCTTTGCCTTGATTCCAACCATTTTCTCGGTGGCGGAAGACGCCATTTATAACGTGCCGAGTTATTTGGTCAACGGCTCTCTGGCATTGGGGGCCAGTGGCTGGCAAACCTTGGTGGGCGTGGTGTTACCAACGGCCAGCCCGGGGATTTTCTCGGCGATTATGCTGGGCTTCGGCCGCGGCATCGGGGAAACGATGATTGTCTTGATGGCCTCCGGTAACACGCCGCTGATGGATGTGAATATCTTCCAAGGGATGCGTACCCTGTCGGCGAACTTGGCCGTGGAAATGCCGGAAGCGGAGCTGTACAGTTCGCATTACCGTGTGCTGTTCCTGTCCGGTCTGATCTTGTTTATTTTCACGTTTGTTTTCAATACGCTCGCGGAAGTGGTGCGCGAACGCATGCGCCGTAAGTATGGCTCACTATAA
- the glnA gene encoding type I glutamate--ammonia ligase, whose translation MSQEIFDLIKDNDVKWVDLRFTDTHGKEQHVTIPADSVDEDFFADGETFDGSSIQGWKGINNSDMILMPQTDGFYMDPFTNDPTLIIRMMIVEPSTMEAYEKDPRGIAKKAEAYLASTGVADTAFFGPEPEFFIFDDVRWGADMSGSFVKMHSGESAWDSEKVYEDGNIGHRPKVKGGYFPVPPVDQLHEVRADICAMAEAMGLKLEAHHHEVAAGGQCELAVAGNTLTAKADEVQILKYAVHNTCNALGKTATFMPKPIVGDNGSGMHINMSLSKGGKNIFAGDVYSGLSQEAIWYIGGLIKHARALNAFTNPGTNSYKRLVPGFEAPILLAYSGSNRSASIRIPYAPSEKSRRVELRFPDATANPYLAFSASLMAGLDGIMNQIDPGDPSEKDLYDLPPEEEATYNTVCASLEEALAALDEDREFLKAGGVFSDEAIDSYIELKMEEVTRMRATTHPIEFDMYYSR comes from the coding sequence ATGTCGCAAGAAATTTTTGATTTAATCAAAGACAATGACGTTAAATGGGTAGATCTTCGCTTTACCGACACACATGGTAAAGAGCAACATGTCACCATCCCGGCCGATAGCGTGGATGAAGACTTTTTTGCGGACGGTGAAACTTTTGACGGTTCATCCATTCAAGGCTGGAAAGGCATCAACAACTCCGACATGATCTTGATGCCACAAACCGATGGTTTCTACATGGACCCATTCACGAATGATCCAACCTTGATCATCCGAATGATGATTGTTGAACCTTCCACAATGGAAGCCTATGAAAAAGATCCTCGCGGCATCGCGAAAAAAGCAGAAGCCTATTTGGCTTCCACCGGCGTCGCCGACACCGCTTTCTTCGGTCCAGAACCTGAATTCTTCATCTTTGACGATGTCCGTTGGGGTGCAGACATGTCCGGTTCTTTCGTGAAAATGCATTCCGGCGAATCCGCTTGGGATTCTGAAAAAGTTTATGAAGACGGTAACATCGGTCACCGTCCTAAGGTAAAAGGCGGTTACTTCCCAGTACCACCGGTTGACCAATTGCATGAAGTCCGTGCAGACATCTGTGCCATGGCTGAAGCCATGGGGCTGAAATTGGAAGCACACCACCACGAAGTGGCCGCAGGCGGACAATGTGAGTTGGCTGTTGCCGGTAACACTCTGACGGCAAAAGCCGACGAAGTGCAAATTCTGAAATACGCGGTACACAATACGTGTAATGCGCTTGGTAAAACAGCGACTTTCATGCCTAAGCCAATTGTTGGCGATAACGGTTCCGGTATGCACATCAACATGTCTTTGTCGAAAGGTGGCAAAAACATTTTTGCTGGTGATGTTTACTCTGGCCTATCCCAAGAAGCCATTTGGTACATCGGTGGTCTGATCAAACACGCTCGCGCCTTGAATGCCTTCACCAACCCAGGTACCAACTCTTATAAGCGTTTGGTTCCAGGCTTTGAAGCGCCAATCCTTCTGGCTTACTCCGGTTCGAACCGTTCCGCTTCGATTCGTATTCCTTACGCGCCGTCTGAAAAATCACGTCGTGTTGAGCTACGTTTCCCAGATGCGACGGCCAACCCATACCTAGCCTTCTCAGCGTCCTTGATGGCCGGTCTTGACGGTATCATGAACCAAATCGATCCAGGCGATCCTTCTGAGAAAGACTTGTATGACTTGCCGCCAGAAGAAGAAGCGACTTACAACACAGTATGTGCTTCCCTAGAAGAAGCTTTGGCTGCTCTAGACGAAGACAGAGAGTTCTTGAAAGCCGGCGGTGTTTTCTCCGACGAAGCCATCGACTCTTACATCGAACTAAAAATGGAAGAAGTCACCCGCATGCGTGCGACGACTCACCCAATCGAGTTCGACATGTACTACTCTCGTTAA
- a CDS encoding zinc-finger domain-containing protein: MSKQTVIEVTYDDLPLTCPMPGQEQWNSHPKVMLPIEETGKAKCPYCGTEYVLKDWDPNHKSH, translated from the coding sequence ATGAGTAAACAAACTGTTATTGAAGTCACCTATGATGATTTGCCGTTGACGTGTCCGATGCCCGGGCAAGAGCAGTGGAACTCCCACCCAAAGGTCATGCTGCCGATTGAAGAGACGGGGAAAGCGAAGTGCCCTTATTGTGGAACGGAATATGTTCTGAAGGATTGGGATCCGAATCACAAAAGCCATTAA